The following proteins are co-located in the Candidatus Bathyarchaeota archaeon genome:
- a CDS encoding DUF1893 domain-containing protein: MDDLEIAKQRLKDKNLNLVFVKNFRPIFETKTDGLHGFLEAIKELDGNLLGASVADKIIGKAAALLCAYSDVAAAFTVTLSKGGLEILKTYNIRHEFENLVPTILNVKKTDKCPLEKLVANITNSEEAYEKISRFCCL; encoded by the coding sequence ATGGACGACTTGGAAATCGCTAAGCAAAGGCTAAAAGACAAAAATCTAAACTTGGTATTTGTGAAAAACTTCAGACCAATCTTCGAGACGAAAACAGATGGACTCCACGGTTTTTTAGAGGCGATAAAGGAATTGGATGGCAATCTCTTAGGTGCCTCAGTTGCAGACAAAATTATCGGCAAAGCCGCAGCACTACTCTGCGCTTATTCAGATGTCGCAGCAGCTTTTACAGTTACACTGAGTAAAGGCGGTCTAGAAATTTTAAAAACATATAATATCCGTCACGAATTTGAAAACCTCGTTCCAACAATTCTTAACGTGAAAAAAACCGACAAGTGCCCTCTTGAAAAGCTTGTGGCAAACATTACTAATTCTGAAGAAGCCTATGAAAAAATAAGCCGATTTTGCTGCTTGTAA
- a CDS encoding formylmethanofuran dehydrogenase subunit E family protein — protein sequence MEFTSILERAAEFHGHLGPFLAIGVKMGLTGLNQLEIIKNKSLTIAASLPLRVPFSCIIDGLQITTSCTIGNRKLTLKDSEKIQAKFTRKDNGRKIVVALNQSTFEKLKSQLLQETLPDEKVRELAWKVATVPETELFVIT from the coding sequence TTGGAGTTCACATCTATTTTGGAGAGGGCTGCAGAGTTTCATGGGCATCTAGGGCCATTTCTGGCTATCGGCGTTAAAATGGGACTAACCGGACTAAACCAGTTGGAAATAATAAAAAATAAATCGCTAACAATTGCAGCGTCATTACCGCTTCGCGTTCCTTTTTCATGCATTATAGACGGTCTTCAAATCACAACAAGCTGTACTATTGGCAATCGAAAACTCACCCTAAAAGACTCAGAGAAAATTCAAGCAAAGTTCACAAGAAAGGACAATGGACGAAAAATAGTTGTCGCTTTGAATCAGTCAACGTTTGAAAAGCTAAAATCTCAGCTTTTGCAAGAAACATTGCCAGACGAAAAGGTTCGCGAGCTAGCTTGGAAAGTTGCTACTGTACCCGAAACCGAACTCTTCGTCATAACCTAG